The genome window ATTGCAGGGACTTGCATTGCTCATAATGGCGAAATTACACATAAGCCAACGAAAGCTGCTCTAGGTGAATAGAATCAAAATTTTATTAAGAATTTTTTGATATAGCTTATATTCTACAATGTTTAGGATTTCATTTTAGAATATAAGCCCCGTTAAATTTGTGGAATCATAATCACAGGAGAGAACCCTCCCCCGGCGGTTCGGAAATTTGTGGTTTGACCTTGGTAGAGGCGACTGGTTAATAAAAAAACTTCCTTATCATAGATATAAGCTCGGAAATCTGTCTTAAAATCCATAGCCTCTCCCTCCACTTGGAAACTGCGAGTAGATGGCTCGATAAATTCCTGGACGATATAATCCTGATTCATAATCTCTTCAAATTTTTTTCTAGATATTTTCTTACCGGAATATGATCCTTTGCCACCATAGCTTTGATTTGGTTTAAAAAAATATTCCCCCGGTTATTTCTTTTTCAAGAAAAAAGGGGAATCTTCCATTTTGAATTAAATCAAAACGAATTTTTAATTCGTCCAGGGTATTACAATTACAAACGGTATAGATCGACCTTACAAAATTTTCTGCCATAGTTAATAATTCTTTTTTGCCAAACTGTCTCAAGATAATTTTACAAAAGGAAAATTTTTCCCTTTACCCTTATACTAAAGAACCTTCTAGAAAGATTTCTCGATTGACATTTTTCTAGAAACTGCCGAATTCTTAAATTAGGAATTAATTCATAAATTAAATCGCGACTTTGTATTTATACCAAATATTTAAAGACCGAATCCAATCAATCACCATAAGGATAATAAATTGCTTAACAAAAAACTATTCCTAATTCTTATATCAGGAATTATCATTTTCAGTCCTCTCAAGATTTCAAGCGCTGATTCTTCTTCTAAAAAGCAAGCGGATCCAGCGACTAAAATAACCCCCAATGAATTGGGCAAAATTCTTATCTTAACATATCACAAACTAGGTGATGAAGATACAGAATATACTCGAACAGTGTCAGGTTTTAGAGATGATATAATCTATTTGATCAAGAATGACTTCCATTTGATTAGCCTTCAAGAATTTCGATCGGGTAAGATTACATCACCATTTGGTAAAAAACCCGTCCTGCTGACTTTTGATGATTCCTCGATCTACCAATTCGAAATGACGAAGGATGGAAAAATTGCAAAGAACTCTGCAATCGGAATCTTAGAAGATTTGAAAAGCAAATACAAAGGATTCATTCCTAAAGCTGTATTTTTTGTAACTCCAGGTTCAAAACAACCAAACAATCTTTTTGGACAAAATGAATTTAGAAATCAAAAACTGAATTTCTTAGTACAAAATGGCTACGAGATTGGCAACCATACTCATTGGCATGCGAATTTAAAACAATACTCGAAACTCATAGAAGAACAGATTGCAAAATGTCAAAAGGACGTAACAGACATTTTACCTGGATACAAAATGTACGCTCTTGCATTGCCTTATGGAATTTATCCAAAGGAACCTGATAGATCTAGATTGAGAAAAGGGGAATATAAAGGAATCTCATATCATAATGAATTGATATTTGACTATTCCAATCGATTGAGCCATTCGATATATTCCAATGATTATGATACTATGCATATTCGAAGAGTGCATGGTAATAAATCTGGGGTCGAAAGAGCCTTTAAGGAGCTTAAAAGCACTGGCAAGACTTTCATTAGTGATGGCGATCCTGAAACTGTTTCCATAAGAAAATCTGATATAGATAAAATAAAGCCTTCTTGGAAGAACAGAATAAAATTCGTAGAAGACTGAAGATTTTTTATAAGTAGAGGAACTGTGCCTTTTTATTCAAACAAACTAAATCGAGTTGTGATTTTCTTTTAGACAAAATTAGTTTGAATTTTCTAATAATGGAATCGGTTGTTTGATTTCCCTAGCCCCCGCCCTTAAGCACGGGCGCTAGGGAACTAACTATATCGAATGACTTTAATGGTTTGGATTTGGCAGAGACTCCCAAATTATAAACCTCATATCTCAAAACTCCAGCAGGGGTTTCAGAAAATACAAATACCCGAGAACACCCAAACTTCCAGATATAAATCCAACTACCCAACCTCCGATAACATCACTCAAGAAGTGGTGTAAGGACAGCAAGCGTCCAACCCCAGACAGAATTGTGAATATAAAGATCCAAGGATGAACTCCAAAAGCAAACACAAGTATCATAACAACGGTTAGTGAATTTGCAGAGTGAGCTGAAGGAAAAGAATGCTTCATATCAGGATTCGAATCTATTTTGCCTGCGACGCTTAACAGTGGGCGTTTTCTTGAGACCAGTTTCTTGAGAAAGAGAACAAATCTATCGTTGAGAAAAGCAACCAGTGCAACATATAGTAAGGCAAGAAAAAAAGGTTTAAAGCCATCCGCAAACCACAACACAGGTAGAATCAAAATCAAAAAGACTTCACCCCTATTCCACCGTGATAGGTGTTTGCGAATTTTTTCAGTTGGAAATGTTTCTCTAATCCACAAAGAAAATCTAATATCAAGGTTCAAGTAAATAGTTCCTTCTTCAATATCTCAATCATTTGATCACGAGGTAAATCTACCTGAGTTCTATCTTGTAAATTCTTCAGTGCATAAATAGATTTCGCAATTTCATCGGCACCACAGATTAGAATGTATTTGAATCCTTTTTTCTCTGCCAGTGTAATCTGCTTACCGAACTTCTGGCTTGGATTCAACAATGTTTCACATTGAATTCCGTTTTTTCTTAATTCATCCGCGATTGCACAGATATCACCTAGCAATGATTCATCGAGCAATGGAATACATATCACATCCTCTCGTCCTAATTTCGGTAATAGATTATGTGTTTCGAGAAAGTTCTTCAAGGTTACATCACCTAATCCAAAGCCCGTACCGGATAAAGCTTCATTGGAGAAAAGGCTCGTTAAATTGTCATATCGACCACCACCATACAACGATCTTTTATTGGCCGGTGATGTATCAAAAATCTCAAATACAAATCCAGTATAATAATCAAATCCTCGAACAACCGAAGGATCGAATTCAACTACTTCACCCAAACCCAATTGATCTAAATATTTAAAAAGAATTGAGATTTCATCTCTTAAAGATAGATCAATCCCAGGAATATATTCCAAATCATTGATACTAGCAGTAAGAAATCTTTCGATTTTTTCTAAAGCTTGAGGATCATCTGGTAAAATTCTTTTAACATCCGAATTATACTCGTCAGCTGTGATTTTATTTTTTTTGTCTAATACCTTGGATAGCTCTTGACCTTTAGCCGGATCTAGATTCAATCCTTTTGTAAAAAATCCGTCCATTATCTTACGATGTGACAAGCGAACTCGAAACATAGTTTTATCAGCACCGAAAGCAAACAGTATATCACAAGCGAGTTTTAAGATTTCTAGTTCGGCTTCAAAGCCATCTACCCCGAACATATCCACGTTCAGTTGCCAATGCTCTCTTAATCTGCCATGACCCGGTTGCTCGTATCTCCAGAGATTTGGAAAAGAAAACCAACGAATCGGTCTTGGTAATTCACGAGCTTTGGCAGCTACCATACGTGCAAGAGTCGGAGTCATCTCAGGACGAATTGCAACTTCTCTTCCACCTTTATCAATGAAATCATAGATTTGCTTGCCAACTATTTCCTCTCCCGTCTTGGCACGGTAAAGGTCTAAAGATTCAATCATTGGACCGTCGTATTCTTCATATCCGTATGACTCAACTACCTTCCGCATAACAGCGAATAAATAGTTTCTCAGTCTCATATCATCTGGATAGAAATCTCTTGTTCCTTTGTAGCCTAAGGTGGGTAATTTTTCCGACTTTTCTTTCAAGCTAATCATCCTCTCATTCCGGAGGATGCAATAGCTACCGGAATGTTAAATTTTCTGAATAAATTCTAAATACGATTTATACTTTCTCAAACCATCAGGATCACCGCTGAAACCAACAATTTCGGTTCCAACTAAATCGTAATCTCCACAATTGGTGATATGACGAACCGCAAGAGCAGTCCTAATCGGTGCTTGCATTTTGAAATTCAAGTCAACAGTTAGGGATGGCTTTACAGCCAATGCTTCCCTGATACGTCGATCTGTCACCTCAATGGCGACACCATGAGTTGAAGCATTCACAATGTTCTGCCTCACGTCCACAGTATAGGTATTGGAATCCATAATTCTCTGGAAGAAGGTATTTTCAACTTCTTTATAAAGATCCAGAACAGATGGATTCACTGATCCCAATTCTTGAGAAACGGTCAAATAGGCAAAATGCTTCGGCGGGCCAAAAGGAATTAAAATTGGAAAAATCACAAATGAAGAAATCTTTTTCTTTTTGTATTCAAGGATTTTATCTTCAAGAAGAAACTCATCTTCAAATTCTTTCCTAAGATCGAGAATTCCATCCGCATCCAAGGATTTCATTTGATTCGTATCTGTTACAAAAATCGCTTTTGATTTCTTGAATGAAAGTTCCATCTCTTCTGTCACAGAACCTTGACTTGCAACGATCACTTTGGAATTAGGAAAAGACTTTAAAACTTTACGATGAATGTCTTGGATCAAAACTCCGGATGAAACACCAAATAATTTACTCTCTTCAATATCTTGCTTGGAAATAAGAAAATTACCAGCCGTTACTTTGCCAAGAAGTCCACCAATCCGTGGACTTTTTCTATCAGCTTCTGCAACTTTCAAAAGTGTTGGTTTCATCAGCACTAGATCTTCTTTTGTCTCTACAATTTCAAAGTCCAACTCCAACTGACGCTCATTCGTCAAGTAGATGGTTCCTTTTTTCTCAACGGCGTCAATATCCGTTTCTAATTTTAAAACATACATTCCATTTGGTTTTTTAGAAATAAATTTCGCGCGAGGTTTGGAACTTTCGTACCCTTTGATAATGGACAATTCTTTGGAGAATTTTTCTAATATGAACTTATCAATAAATTCCTGTTCATTGACAGTTTTCCATACTCTTGAATTCGATTCGATAGTTTCATTCATATGTATTATAGTAGACGATAAACAATATAAAATTATTAATCACTATTCTAACTTTTTAAAATTAACCCTTCTATTCAGAGATCTGCCCTCTGCAGTAGAGTTATCCTCCGCTGGTTGAGAATAGTAATACGCTCTAGTTGTCATTCGAGCCCCAGAGATACTCTTTTTTAAGAGATAGTTTCTAACAGTATCTGCTCGAGACTGGCTCAATTTAGTATTGTATTCTCTGCTAGCAACATTATCTGTATGTCCACCAATCTCAATTTTATCAGTAGGATTCTTGATAAGATATTCTGCAAATAGATCAAGCTTGATTCTATCTTCTGAATTGATCTCATCAACATTAGTTGGGAAATAAATTATTGTCGAGTAAATTTTGTCAATATCTTTCAAATTTGTAAGATATAATTTATTTTCTTCTCCTACAATTTCTGGAATTTGTGACAATTTATAGAAAAATGTATCGTCTTTGTATCCATTTGCACGAGCCAAAATCTCGAAATCTTCTTCAGGATAATCCTTTATAAAAAATTCACCATTAATATTTTCGATTTCTGTACCTTTTCGGCTTTTTTCGGTAAAGAGAATAAGCTTTGCATTGGTTATCTTATCTCCTGATTTCTTATCATATACTGAAAAGAGAATTCCTTCCGGCTTAGGTATTTCTTTTTTAATTTTTTCTAATACGATAGTCTCATATCGACTCTTATTTCTTCCAATATTTCCACGTAAATCTACTTTGATTTCTGTTGGAATAAATCCAGGCGAACTTACTTCGATTCTGTACAACTTGCCCGTTTTTATGGTTGTCTCAAAATTCTTGACTTTATCACTTGCATTGATTGGCTTCAAATCTCCACCGATTCTTGAAGAAGTTATCACTTTAGGAGGATTGGTTTCGTCGAAGATTTTTAGCGTGGAATCAAGTCCGATCATTTTCTGTTCAGAACCATCTAACACCAAACCATTGAGAATAAAATCATATGATTTACGCATATCATCCGGCATGATCGATCTATAAATGTCAAATTGACCTTGACCACCCGGACGATTTGAACTATAATAAACCCATAAGTCATCATAGCTAATGCTTATTCCTTCGTTATCGCTATTGCGGAAATCATTGAGCGGTATTGATGGATCATATCTATCAAAAGTTCCGACTGAAGTCTCAGGAGAAAAAACCTGAGTATTAAATGGATACCCCAATTCCTTAACATCATCCCAGCAATCAAATCGATAAGGTTTCATAACTTTCTCAAAATTTTCCCCACGACAGAAATTTTGATCAGACCAATTGGATAAGAAAAATCTAAATTTCTTATTTGCATTGTTTCGATCTGAACTGAAATATAAAGTTTCTCCATCCCAATGAAAATTAGGCACAATCTCATTGAAGTTTGAATTGATGCGACTTCCCATATTGATAGGTTCAGACCATTTTGAAGATCGGCTTTCGCGAAATGCGATCCATAAATCAAAACCGCCGTATCCACCAGGTCTATCAGAACTGAATACAATGACTTTTCCATTGGGCGATATCGCGGGCATACGATCGTTGAAATTAGAATTGATGTCGTTTAAATGGATTGGTTTCTTCCAGTTTTTGGAATCAGCTATTCTCTCAGAGAAATAAATATTCAATCCTTTGTATCCGTCTCTAAATTCTGAAGCTACAGATGTGAAATAAATTTCCTCAGGTCTATCATCTTCAGTTCCAAATAGAATCGAAAACATTCCTTCGAATGATGGAGTGTTTAATTCTTCAAAATTCTCTGGAGATCCCCATTCTGGGAATTTGATACGATTCGGATAACTTCGATTCTCCGAAACCCATATATCCATTCCGCCTTTGCCTCCAGGACGATTCGACTGGAAAACTAGATAATGATTTCTTGGACTAATGATCGGATTGTATTCAACATTTTGCGTATTTAGAGGAGGACCAAAATATCGATAGCTATCTCTCTGATCAGAGTGGATTCCCATGATTACGAAAAAGGATAACAGAATAATGACTGGATATAAGAAACTTTTCATAGCTTTCTAGTAAAAGTATCGTAAAAATCTGGATTTTCCTGTCCATTATTTCTTACTGGAAACATGTTATCTTGCCGAATACT of Leptospira sp. GIMC2001 contains these proteins:
- a CDS encoding phosphatase PAP2 family protein, giving the protein MYLNLDIRFSLWIRETFPTEKIRKHLSRWNRGEVFLILILPVLWFADGFKPFFLALLYVALVAFLNDRFVLFLKKLVSRKRPLLSVAGKIDSNPDMKHSFPSAHSANSLTVVMILVFAFGVHPWIFIFTILSGVGRLLSLHHFLSDVIGGWVVGFISGSLGVLGYLYFLKPLLEF
- a CDS encoding DUF1577 domain-containing protein; the encoded protein is MNETIESNSRVWKTVNEQEFIDKFILEKFSKELSIIKGYESSKPRAKFISKKPNGMYVLKLETDIDAVEKKGTIYLTNERQLELDFEIVETKEDLVLMKPTLLKVAEADRKSPRIGGLLGKVTAGNFLISKQDIEESKLFGVSSGVLIQDIHRKVLKSFPNSKVIVASQGSVTEEMELSFKKSKAIFVTDTNQMKSLDADGILDLRKEFEDEFLLEDKILEYKKKKISSFVIFPILIPFGPPKHFAYLTVSQELGSVNPSVLDLYKEVENTFFQRIMDSNTYTVDVRQNIVNASTHGVAIEVTDRRIREALAVKPSLTVDLNFKMQAPIRTALAVRHITNCGDYDLVGTEIVGFSGDPDGLRKYKSYLEFIQKI
- a CDS encoding OmpA family protein, with amino-acid sequence MKSFLYPVIILLSFFVIMGIHSDQRDSYRYFGPPLNTQNVEYNPIISPRNHYLVFQSNRPGGKGGMDIWVSENRSYPNRIKFPEWGSPENFEELNTPSFEGMFSILFGTEDDRPEEIYFTSVASEFRDGYKGLNIYFSERIADSKNWKKPIHLNDINSNFNDRMPAISPNGKVIVFSSDRPGGYGGFDLWIAFRESRSSKWSEPINMGSRINSNFNEIVPNFHWDGETLYFSSDRNNANKKFRFFLSNWSDQNFCRGENFEKVMKPYRFDCWDDVKELGYPFNTQVFSPETSVGTFDRYDPSIPLNDFRNSDNEGISISYDDLWVYYSSNRPGGQGQFDIYRSIMPDDMRKSYDFILNGLVLDGSEQKMIGLDSTLKIFDETNPPKVITSSRIGGDLKPINASDKVKNFETTIKTGKLYRIEVSSPGFIPTEIKVDLRGNIGRNKSRYETIVLEKIKKEIPKPEGILFSVYDKKSGDKITNAKLILFTEKSRKGTEIENINGEFFIKDYPEEDFEILARANGYKDDTFFYKLSQIPEIVGEENKLYLTNLKDIDKIYSTIIYFPTNVDEINSEDRIKLDLFAEYLIKNPTDKIEIGGHTDNVASREYNTKLSQSRADTVRNYLLKKSISGARMTTRAYYYSQPAEDNSTAEGRSLNRRVNFKKLE
- a CDS encoding polysaccharide deacetylase family protein encodes the protein MLNKKLFLILISGIIIFSPLKISSADSSSKKQADPATKITPNELGKILILTYHKLGDEDTEYTRTVSGFRDDIIYLIKNDFHLISLQEFRSGKITSPFGKKPVLLTFDDSSIYQFEMTKDGKIAKNSAIGILEDLKSKYKGFIPKAVFFVTPGSKQPNNLFGQNEFRNQKLNFLVQNGYEIGNHTHWHANLKQYSKLIEEQIAKCQKDVTDILPGYKMYALALPYGIYPKEPDRSRLRKGEYKGISYHNELIFDYSNRLSHSIYSNDYDTMHIRRVHGNKSGVERAFKELKSTGKTFISDGDPETVSIRKSDIDKIKPSWKNRIKFVED
- the hisS gene encoding histidine--tRNA ligase — encoded protein: MKEKSEKLPTLGYKGTRDFYPDDMRLRNYLFAVMRKVVESYGYEEYDGPMIESLDLYRAKTGEEIVGKQIYDFIDKGGREVAIRPEMTPTLARMVAAKARELPRPIRWFSFPNLWRYEQPGHGRLREHWQLNVDMFGVDGFEAELEILKLACDILFAFGADKTMFRVRLSHRKIMDGFFTKGLNLDPAKGQELSKVLDKKNKITADEYNSDVKRILPDDPQALEKIERFLTASINDLEYIPGIDLSLRDEISILFKYLDQLGLGEVVEFDPSVVRGFDYYTGFVFEIFDTSPANKRSLYGGGRYDNLTSLFSNEALSGTGFGLGDVTLKNFLETHNLLPKLGREDVICIPLLDESLLGDICAIADELRKNGIQCETLLNPSQKFGKQITLAEKKGFKYILICGADEIAKSIYALKNLQDRTQVDLPRDQMIEILKKELFT